A genome region from Eurosta solidaginis isolate ZX-2024a chromosome 2, ASM4086904v1, whole genome shotgun sequence includes the following:
- the LOC137242039 gene encoding polyisoprenoid diphosphate/phosphate phosphohydrolase PLPP6 isoform X1, protein MVTSRNRPAIMDKILKQDELWTKNLVTFVLKHIPYKKIHFYSKCLEISCNGIAWLSCWIAFIWVFNWESYYELQLNVLFGLILDIIIIAVLKAICRRRRPSVTTDMYTLGPDQFSFPSGHASRAIFLLMFFVVLHPVHALLRMPIVSWALSVCLSRILLSRHYILDVVGGMAVGVFEALVITLFWISQSTAANIINYVTNDYLPDGGEV, encoded by the exons atg GTCACATCAAGAAATCGTCCAGCCATTatggataaaattttaaaacaagacGAGTTATGGACCAAAAATCTAGTTACATTCGTACTAAAACATATACCGTACAAGAAAATACATTTCTATAGCAAATGTTTGGAAATATCTTGCAATGGCATTGCTTGGTTATCATGCTGGATTGCATTCATTTGGGTCTTCAATTGGGAATCCTACTACGAACTGCAATTAAATGTGCTTTTTGGTCTAATACTCGACATAATTATAATTGCAGTATTAAAAGCAATATGCCGACGCAGACGACCATCAGTAACTACAGATATGTATACATTGGGTCCGGACCAATTTAGTTTTCCTTCTGGTCATGCATCGAGAGCCATATTTTTATTAATGTTTTTCGTTGTATTGCATCCTGTACATGCATTGCTACGCATGCCCATAGTGTCATGGGCATTGAGCGTGTGCCTATCAAGAATTTTACTTAGCAGGCATTATATACTGGATGTTGTTGGTGGGATGGCAGTTGGTGTCTTTGAAGCGCTCGTAATAACATTATTTTGGATAAGCCAAAGTACGGCTGCAAATATTATAAATTATGTTACCAATGATTACCTACCTGACGGAGGAGAAGTATAA
- the LOC137242039 gene encoding polyisoprenoid diphosphate/phosphate phosphohydrolase PLPP6 isoform X3, with translation MDKILKQDELWTKNLVTFVLKHIPYKKIHFYSKCLEISCNGIAWLSCWIAFIWVFNWESYYELQLNVLFGLILDIIIIAVLKAICRRRRPSVTTDMYTLGPDQFSFPSGHASRAIFLLMFFVVLHPVHALLRMPIVSWALSVCLSRILLSRHYILDVVGGMAVGVFEALVITLFWISQSTAANIINYVTNDYLPDGGEV, from the coding sequence atggataaaattttaaaacaagacGAGTTATGGACCAAAAATCTAGTTACATTCGTACTAAAACATATACCGTACAAGAAAATACATTTCTATAGCAAATGTTTGGAAATATCTTGCAATGGCATTGCTTGGTTATCATGCTGGATTGCATTCATTTGGGTCTTCAATTGGGAATCCTACTACGAACTGCAATTAAATGTGCTTTTTGGTCTAATACTCGACATAATTATAATTGCAGTATTAAAAGCAATATGCCGACGCAGACGACCATCAGTAACTACAGATATGTATACATTGGGTCCGGACCAATTTAGTTTTCCTTCTGGTCATGCATCGAGAGCCATATTTTTATTAATGTTTTTCGTTGTATTGCATCCTGTACATGCATTGCTACGCATGCCCATAGTGTCATGGGCATTGAGCGTGTGCCTATCAAGAATTTTACTTAGCAGGCATTATATACTGGATGTTGTTGGTGGGATGGCAGTTGGTGTCTTTGAAGCGCTCGTAATAACATTATTTTGGATAAGCCAAAGTACGGCTGCAAATATTATAAATTATGTTACCAATGATTACCTACCTGACGGAGGAGAAGTATAA
- the RnrL gene encoding ribonucleoside-diphosphate reductase large subunit, with amino-acid sequence MKSPKLYVIKRDGRKEDIHFDKITSRVQKLCYGLNMDFVDPVAITLKVINGLYCGVTTQELDNLAAEIAASLTTQHADYATLAARIAISNLHKETNKVFSDVISALYYHVSDETGLATPIISDFHYEVVKKNADRLNSAIIYDRDFGYNYFGFKTLERSYLLKLNGKIVERPQHMLMRVSIGIHGEDIDAAIETYNLLSERYFTHASPTLFAAATRQPQLSSCFLLTMVADSIDGIFTSAHQCALISKSAGGIGLNVHCIRAKGTAIAGTNGTSNGLVPMLRVFNNVARYVDQGGGKRPGAFAIYLEPWHADIFEFLDLKKNTGKEEHRARDLFYALWIPDLFMKRVEANEDWSLMCPHKCPGLHEVWGDEFEKLYTKYEQEGRANKKVKAQSLWFAVIESQVETGTPYMLYKDACNRKSNQQNIGTIKCSNLCTEIVEYSAPDEVAVCNLASIALNMFVTPEKTYDFKRLKEVTKTVTRNLNKIIDVNHYPLPEAKKSNFRHRPIGIGIQGFADALILMRYPYESEQAALLNQQIFETLYYGALEASCELAEKYGTYETYEGSPVSKGILQYDMWDKKPTELWDWTVLKEKIKQHGVRNSLLLAPMPTASTAQIMGNNESFEPYTSNIYNRRVLSGEFQVVNHHLLRDLTELGLWDEDMKSKIISSRGSIQGIESIPPKIRELYKTVWEISVKTTIKMAADRGAFIDQSQSFNIHVAEPNYGKLTSIHFYGWKAGLKTGMYYLRTKPAANAIQFTIDKSRKETNGDANVEQSPAKAADESLNRSQNIADMVCSLENKEACMSCGS; translated from the exons ATGAAGTCTCCTAAATTATACGTAATTAAGCGAG ATGGACGTAAAGAGGATATACACTTCGATAAAATTACTTCACGCGTACAAAAGCTTTGCTATGGACTCAACATGGATTTCGTTGATCCG GTAGCCATCACATTAAAGGTAATAAATGGTTTATATTGCGGTGTCACTACACAAGAGCTTGATAACTTGGCAGCGGAAATTGCAGCAAGTCTTACAACACAACATGCCGACTATGCAACGCTAGCTGCACGTATTGCTATATCAAATTTACACAaagaaacgaacaaagttttctCAG ATGTGATTAGTGCATTGTATTATCATGTGAGCGACGAAACTGGCTTAGCTACACCCATAATATCAGATTTTCACTATGAAGTGGTAAAGAAAAATGCTGATCGCTTAAATTCAGCTATAATATACGATCGTGACTTCGGTTACAATTATTTTGGTTTCAAAACGCTAGAGCGTTCTTATTTACTTAAACTCAATGGTAAAATAGTTGAGCGTCCACAGCATATGTTAATGCGTGTTTCCATTGGTATACATGGTGAAGATATTGATGCTGCTATTGAAACATACAACTTACTATCGGAACGTTATTTTACACATGCTTCACCAACTCTCTTTGCTGCAGCTACTAGACAACCACAGTTATCATCGTGTTTCCTTTTAACTATGGTTGCCGATTCGATTGATGGCATATTCACTTCAGCTCATCAATGTGCTTTAATTTCCAAATCAGCGGGTGGTATTGGACTAAATGTACATTGTATACGCGCAAAAGGCACAGCAATTGCGGGCACCAATGGCACATCAAATGGTTTGGTACCAATGTTGAGAGTATTCAATAATGTAGCACGTTATGTAGATCAAGGCGGTGGTAAACGACCTGGTGCTTTTGCAATTTATTTAGAACCATGGCATGCAGATATATTTGAGTTTTTGGatttaaagaaaaatactggCAAAGAAGAGCATAGAGCTAGAGATTTATTTTACGCTTTATGGATACCAGATCTGTTTATGAAACGGGTTGAAGCTAATGAAGATTGGTCGCTTATGTGTCCACACAAATGTCCTGGCTTGCATGAAGTATGGGGCGAtgagtttgaaaaattgtatacTAAATATGAGCAAGAGGGGCGTGCTAATAAGAAAGTAAAAGCACAAAGCCTTTGGTTTGCCGTTATAGAATCGCAAGTAGAGACAGGCACACCGTATATGCTGTACAAGGATGCATGTAATAGAAAGAGTAATCAACAAAATATTGGCACCATTAAATGTAGTAATTTATGCACAGAAATCGTTGAGTATTCAGCACCAGATGAAGTGGCAGTGTGTAATTTAGCATCAATTGCGCTTAATATGTTTGTAACACCAGAAAAAACTTACGATTTTAAGCGTTTGAAGGAAGTTACGAAGACTGTCACACgtaatctaaataaaataatCGATGTAAATCATTATCCATTGCCTGAGGCAAAGAAATCCAACTTCAGACATCGTCCGATTGGTATTGGCATACAGGGTTTTGCAGACGCCTTAATTCTTATGCGTTATCCATACGAGAGTGAGCAGGCCGCACTCTTAAATCAACAAATTTTTGAAACTCTGTACTATGGCGCATTGGAAGCAAGTTGTGAATTGGCTGAAAAATATGGGACTTATGAAACGTATGAGGGTTCACCAGTCAGTAAGGGTATACTTCAATATGATATGTGGGATAAAAAACCGACTGAGCTATGGGATTGGACTGTATTgaaggaaaaaataaaacaacatggCGTACGCAATTCGTTACTTTTGGCGCCTATGCCTACAGCATCGACTGCACAAATTATGGGCAATAATGAATCGTTTGAGCCCTATACTTCAAATATTTACAATCGTCGCGTACTTTCGGGTGAATTTCAAGTTGTTAACCATCATTTGTTACGCGATCTTACTGAATTGGGCTTGTGGGATGAAGATATGAAATCCAAAATTATTTCAAGTCGTGGTTCAATACAAGGTATTGAATCAATACCACCAAAAATACGTGAACTTTACAAAACAGTCTGGGAGATATCGGTGAAGACGACAATCAAGATGGCAGCCGATCGTGGCGCATTCATCGATCAAAGTCAATCGTTTAATATACATGTAGCCGAACCAAATTATGGCAAGCTTACTTCTATACATTTTTATGGTTGGAAAGCTGGTCTCAAGACAGGAATGTATTACTTACGTACAAAACCTGCTGCAAATGCTATACAATTTACAATTGATAAAAGTCGTAAGGAAACGAATGGCGATGCAAACGTTGAACAATCACCAGCGAAGGCAGCAGACGAATCGCTTAATCGTAGCCAAAATATAGCAGATATGGTTTGTTCACTCGAAAATAAGGAAGCATGTATGTCTTGTGGATCATAA